One segment of Babylonia areolata isolate BAREFJ2019XMU chromosome 24, ASM4173473v1, whole genome shotgun sequence DNA contains the following:
- the LOC143298865 gene encoding protocadherin-11 X-linked-like gives MENMERAAPLPMKDPSRTMAVIFLLLSVVSGPVLCQGQNADLLFTVIEEQPLGTFIGSVTENQHLYKNLTSSQRKQIRYGLLDQSRYPASLFRVDESSGGIFVANRIDRESESCYRQASCTLEFNVALSSARIPFSNIATVMVNVADKNDNPPYFPTQEEGSVVLDMSEFAPVGSALKLSGAVDRDYDSNNTVKRYVMTAYTSVFSIASSKNLDGSSELDLTLLLPLDRETIPDYRFSILAFDGGSPPLSAALAVQIRITDENDNPPVFLNDSYHVEIRDEVTPGQVIVQVSASDVDAGDHGQVHYQFSSLQRQQLEETFRVDDVTGDISVVSDLASGLHQFIVEALDGGSPPLKSQTVVTVKVISSKNNPPSLQINTLSNGSNSFVEVPEDAGLGAFVAFVTAEDKDEGPRGQLRCKLDSAVLRLEALAGKGYTLTLRSELNREERDSYNITVSCSDKGQPPLSTSRSLLVIVTDVNDNPPRFTWDTFSHIVPEGNYSNRHVIQVTATDPDVGRNAELVYSIDSSAQPPFRMDPVTGIISATGQLDRESTPVYSFRVYASDHGEKRNTATANVIITLEDVNDQYPTFNQSIFEYRIPENAPKGTLLGTLAAHDHDEGNNARFEFFYAGSLDGADPFVVQGNGTVWSDSLLDRERRDSYSFTVMVRDKGVPPKTTYASVVVTVLDINDNAPDIQFPVTGNHTVHVSTQPEPGMILAKIVAYDPDAAENGSLHFLVLSGNEDGALGIDPSGGEVMVRDVSRLVNRRVYRLTVGVRDYGMPPRGSNTTILVDVNFDNSSGVLTREEREGEEEADDYIMIVAGVAGTTVVLSAIIIVAICFIFRQERQYRSKHPVGNNQAGINDDGEFFSTITTPHGNLCDDEKLRPSLEEEGDEKNAEHTTSFNDDDNDDDSGFKMKQLAMETFRNSQRKKEVSFASTVPVAEEGGPVAEAGSPMSHTYRNTGQVGAVEKAEISRHHHQLLARQVDEVGSDTSGDTGTSDSGRGGSEDDVNIDHILNGDRERQAVHHQTAPSSSSSQPALDNERYTRFPPPRGPRGAGVGAGGVGEHHHHHHNNKPQHHVRFDTLPPSSRGDSGSVLQSPRSRPTTPSFSTSPSSPSSPHDATTPKQRTMTFSPSLRGGPGGGPSVFLAKTGREGGPFSSPAYKDVSFTPLPQHSPQRTLSTFSSSARPAASFSTFQHLKGRAGGGGSGAGGGGGGGGSAQQRAALPSMDEDASTTTSGSYTLNPEELRVDGYIGSDVIV, from the exons atggaaaacatggagAGAGCTGCACCATTGCCCATGAAGGACCCTTCGCGCACAATGGCCGTGATATTCCTGCTGCTGTCTGTGGTCAGTGGCCCAGTCCTATGTCAGGGCCAGAACGCTGACCTGCTGTTCACCGTGATTGAAGAGCAGCCCCTGGGCACCTTCATCGGCAGCGTCACGGAGAACCAGCACCTGTACAAAAACCTCACCTCCTCCCAGAGAAAGCAGATCAGGTACGGGTTGCTGGACCAGAGCCGCTACCCGGCATCCCTTTTCCGGGTGGACGAGTCATCGGGAGGCATCTTCGTGGCCAACCGGATCGACCGAGAGAGCGAGAGCTGCTACCGACAGGCCAGCTGCACGCTAGAGTTTAACGTGGCGCTCAGCTCCGCCAGAATCCCCTTCTCCAACATCGCTACGGTCATGGTGAATGTGGCCGACAAGAACGACAACCCCCCGTACTTCCCCACCCAGGAGGAAGGCAGTGTGGTGCTGGACATGTCGGAGTTCGCTCCCGTGGGCAGTGCTCTGAAGCTGAGCGGGGCGGTGGACAGGGACtacgacagcaacaacaccgTCAAGCGCTACGTCATGACCGCCTACACCAGCGTCTTTTCGATCGCCTCCTCCAAAAACCTGGACGGCAGCTCCGAGCTGGACCTGACCCTTCTCTTGCCGCTGGACAGGGAAACCATCCCGGACTACCGCTTCTCCATCCTGGCCTTTGACGGCGGCTCCCCGCCCCTCAGCGCCGCTCTGGCGGTGCAGATCCGCATCACGGACGAGAACGACAACCCGCCCGTCTTCCTGAACGACTCCTACCACGTGGAGATACGGGACGAAGTGACCCCAGGTCAGGTCATTGTCCAGGTATCAGCCAGTGACGTTGACGCTGGCGACCATGGGCAGGTCCATTATCAGTTCAGCAGTTTGCAGCGTCAGCAGCTGGAAGAGACGTTCCGTGTGGACGACGTCACGGGGGACATCAGCGTGGTGTCGGATCTGGCATCCGGACTTCATCAATTCATCGTGGAAGCTCTGGATGGCGGCAGCCCGCCGCTGAAGAGTCAGACTGTGGTGACGGTGAAAGTGATCAGCTCCAAGAACAACCCCCCTTCCCTGCAGATCAACACACTCTCCAACGGCAGTAACTCCTTCGTGGAGGTCCCTGAAGATGCCGGGCTGGGGGCTTTCGTGGCCTTCGTCACCGCTGAGGACAAGGACGAGGGACCCCGGGGACAGCTGAGGTGCAAGCTGGACAGTGCAGTGCTCAGGCTGGAGGCGCTGGCTGGCAAAGGCTACACGCTGACCCTGCGCTCCGAGCTCAACCGAGAAGAACGGGACTCTTACAACATCACGGTGTCCTGTTCAGACAAGGGCCAGCCCCCCTTGTCCACCAGCAGGTCGCTGCTGGTGATCGTGACGGACGTCAACGACAACCCTCCCCGATTCACCTGGGACACGTTCTCCCACATCGTACCTGAAGGTAACTACAGCAACAGGCACGTCATCCAGGTCACCGCCACCGACCCCGACGTGGGCAGGAACGCGGAGCTGGTCTACAGCATCGACAGTTCCGCCCAGCCTCCCTTCCGCATGGACCCCGTCACTGGCATCATTTCCGCCACGGGACAGCTGGACCGGGAATCCACGCCTGTCTACTCCTTCAGAGTCTACGCTTCGGACCACGGAGAGAAACGCAACACAGCCACGGCcaacgtcatcatcaccctgGAAGACGTCAACGACCAGTACCCGACCTTCAACCAGTCCATATTTGAATACCGCATCCCCGAAAACGCTCCAAAGGGAACGTTGCTAGGAACCCTGGCCGCTCACGACCACGACGAAGGCAACAACGCGCGCTTCGAGTTCTTCTATGCAGGGTCGTTGGACGGAGCGGACCCTTTCGTGGTGCAGGGCAACGGCACGGTGTGGAGCGACAGCCTGCTGGACCGCGAGCGGAGGGACAGCTACTCCTTCACCGTCATGGTGCGCGACAAGGGCGTGCCGCCCAAGACCACCTACGCCAGCGTGGTGGTGACGGTGCTGGACATCAACGACAACGCCCCGGACATCCAGTTCCCGGTGACCGGCAACCACACCGTGCACGTCAGCACGCAGCCCGAACCCGGCATGATCCTCGCCAAGATCGTCGCCTACGACCCGGACGCCGCCGAGAACGGCAGCCTGCACTTCCTGGTGCTGTCCGGCAACGAGGACGGCGCCCTGGGCATTGATCCCTccgggggggaggtgatggtgagGGACGTGTCCCGCCTGGTCAACCGGAGGGTCTACAGGCTCACCGTGGGTGTGCGTGACTACGGGATGCCGCCACGCGGGAGCAACACCACTATCCTCGTCGACGTCAACTTCGACAACAGCAGCGGTGTGCTGACTCGGGAGGagcgggaaggggaggaggaggcggacgaTTACATCATGATCGTGGCGGGGGTAGCGGGCACCACCGTCGTCCTctccgccatcatcatcgtcgccatttGTTTCATCTTCCGCCAG GAACGTCAGTACCGCAGCAAACACCCTGTGGGCAACAACCAGGCAGGAATCAACGACGACGGAGAATTCTTCTCCACCATCACAACGCCACACGGGAATCTCTGCGACGACGAAAAACTTCGACCCAGCttagaagaagaaggggatgaAAAGAACGCTGAGCACACCACCAGcttcaacgatgacgacaacgacgacgacagcggGTTCAAAATGAAACAGTTGGCGATGGAAACGTTCCGAAACTCGCAGCGGAAAAAGGAAGTCAGCTTTGCCAGCACGGTCCCCGTAGCGGAAGAGGGCGGCCCCGTAGCGGAGGCAGGATCCCCGATGTCTCACACGTACCGTAACACCGGACAAGTAGGGGCTGTGGAAAAGGCGGAGATTTCGAGGCATCACCACCAGCTTTTGGCAAGACAG gtggacGAGGTGGGCAGTGACACCAGCGGCGATACTGGCACCAGCGACAGCGGCCGGGGTGGAAGCGAAGATGACGTCAATATTGACCACATCCTGAACG GTGATCGGGAGAGACAAGCTGTGCACCACCAGAcagctccctcctcctcctcctcccagccagCCCTGGACAACGAGCGCTACACCCGCTTCCCGCCACCCCGCGGCCCCAGAGGagcaggggtgggggcagggggggttggagaacaccaccaccaccaccataacaacaagCCTCAACACCACGTCCGCTTcgacaccctccctccatccagccGTGGCGACTCGGGCTCTGTGCTGCAGAGTCCTCGCTCCAGACCCACCACCCCgtccttctccacctctccctcctccccctcctcaccgcACGATGCCACCACGCCCAAGCAGAGGACAATGACCTTCTCCCCTTCCTTGCGTGGCGGGCCCGGAGGAGGGCCCTCCGTGTTCCTGGCCAAGACGGGTCGCGAAGGGGGACCCTTTTCCTCGCCAGCCTACAAGGACGTGTCCTTCACGCCCCTGCCGCAGCACAGCCCGCAGAGGACGCTCAGCACGTTCAGCTCGTCGGCGAGACCCGCGGCCTCTTTCAGCACCTTCCAGCACCTCAAGGggcgtgcgggtgggggtgggagcggggccggtggtggtggtggtggtggaggtagcgCTCAGCAGCGCGCGGCGCTTCCCTCAATGGATGAGGACGCCAGCACCACCACTTCCGGTAGCTACACGCTCAACCCCGAGGAGCTCCGAGTGGACGGTTACATCGGCTCTGACGTCATTGTCTGA